aCTATACATCAATACTATATACCCAAATAGTACTTATTATTGACAGATagctttattaataatttatattaacaTTAATAACAACACTAATAATTCCCTCAATATAAATCTCCTTGGTTGTAGAGAAACATACTTCAAACAGAAAGGTCTATTTAGGGACCGGCTGAGTAAAGAAACCAGACATTCTTAGTGAGAAAACTTAGATGGGACTGTCAACTCAGTTGTCCTGCTGCAGTAGGTGTCTGCTTATAACTGTCCTAAGACCTGACACACCATAGGAAATGAGGTGCTGTAGGCTTCCTTAATGCCCTGTCATACTATGGAAAAGCAAGCcataacacacattttaaaaaatgcctttccACCACTAAAATTCCAGTCATATGCAATTTCACTTAGATTAGCCGACCTTCTCCAGATCCACATCAGTATCTATCTTATTCCAAACTTAGAAACCTTAGAAAATCCATTTGCTTAACAATCATCAGTAATAGGGGAAGAAGAGGCAATTGGGAAGGCAGCCACCAGTGAAATTCGATCATTATATAAAGCATGTACTACCTGAGAATGGGAAACCCTAAAACAACCTCGGTAATAGTATAACATTCCAACACCTTCAGAACACATTTGTGTGCTAGTTTGAATTATTCTCCTATAAAGGAATCAAGTCCCTTTATTTTATCAATACCAGAATCTGTAAGTTGTTAGAAATGAGAAACTattttgttttatcacagtgaaggcaattgctttttattttgaattcaattttttttttttttttttttttaatacaggagCTAATGTGGCCCTGGATGGACACAAACTtcttattctcctgcctccacctccctttGGAGATCACAGGCACTTTCTTCTAATTTGTATCTTAATGCAAATAGTATTATAATTCATTTGGTTATCTCAGTACCTTGgggacaatgaaaataattttcttcatgttttaccCATCCCtttcatgtttcttttactaCAGTCTATACAAGAGGGAGTAAGGCACTTCTCATGTCCCCTATTTGCTGTCTATAAGTACAAGTTGGGGGCTGTGGGggtagaagaaaacaaatggtgTCGGTGCTTGAGAAgcctgaaaggtgatcctggagCACAGTGTTCTAAGAGGAACACCCATTATGTAATGTGGAAGGTATCACCCACATGCCACTGCTGCTGATGACACTGGAGTGGCATAGTCCTCACAGGATTCCAGCTGTTGAACCACATATACAATAAAGAGATTTCCACCAATttccttattttacttttttcactacatgtatgtatctcttaaaAAACAGGCATTTCCCAATGTATTAAGTGAAATTAAACATACAAAATACCTTAATCATACAACTTTTTTATTTAAGCTTTATTAAACAGTACAGAGACTTTCTTATAACAAACACTGTTTTGATTAGTCAGTGAGAAGTTTGGGGTTAGCaactacaattttaaaagaaacaagcaaTTGGAATTAGCCAGAACTAGCACAAAAGTACGAACACTAATCCACTCcagcagagaggaggcagaggaaacacAGGAAGCTTAACACTAGCACAGAACAACTAAATCGTAGGAAAATAGCCTAGGGATGAAAACTTTGTACACTTAAAATTCAAGAACTCTGCAAGGGGACAACCCTTTGTGTCAGCTCTCCCTAAGGGTTACTCTTTGCTCAGCAGCTGGGTGTTTATTAACCTACAGAGGAAGGTCACTTGGCCATATGGGAGCTTGTGCTTCTTTTGTTAACTGAATATAACACAATGTCTAGGTGCCACACACTCAAAGCTAAAACAAGATAATAGCTCTAAAGGACACATAATAAACTCCAcattccttattttaaaatatatcttatagGAATGTGTATTATGACCAAATGGCTTTTATGTAAGATATAAAATATTAAGTTAACTGAGCATAGCTGTCGGTCTACATGGGCCCCAGTTCTAGTAAGATGTAGGAAAGTAGTTATTGAAAGTAATCAAACTGTAAGACATGTCAAAATGTCAAGACTAAGATTTCTAACTTCCTGTCAACCAAATGGATTGCATCCATATGGTGAGCGGTTTATTGAGAACCTGGGAGAGTTACTGAATGAAACCCCCACTACTCAAGAAAGCCTGACTCCTTTTCTGACTGATTCTTTTAGATGATGTCAGAAAATTACTCACAACCAGACTTGGGGCttaagatttttctgtttttctttttgagctaTGCATTAAGCAATAACTTGAGTCTCATCAGGAGACTTATATGTAACTCAGTTCACACTACAACTGTCCTGCAAAACCACCACAGTTGGGACCAGGCAAGGATACTAATAGTTTCAGAAGGGTCAGATAGATCAATGAGGCATCATCTTGAGTTTTCCCATAAGagctctaaggaaaaaaaaaaaaaaaaaaaaaaaaaaaactctattgCTACAAATTTTACCACAGACTATTAGCTCTAATGTttcaaaaaataactaaaatattaaCCTTAATACGGTACTCTATTGCCTTTAAAATAGAATTAAGTGTTTCGGTTTTCCAAAAAAAGTGTATCTTCACAGTTTGACATTCAGTTCAATATACAGCCAAAAATCTTTAAACTATCAATATTGTAACAGGCCACTTTCAATTTTAATGTAGTTCCCAGTTTActcaatatttataaaatacagcTAACAGAGTGCAGACATGTTATTATTGCTGTATCTTCCTATACCACCTTATTTGGTATGCTGTCCTCATTTCCAGGGTTTCTAGTGGAGTTAAGTGACAAAGTGAATAggcccactccctccactccctatcctcaatcaaaaagaaaaaggaaaacagaaagtaaaaagacTAGAAATAGGACTAAGGTCCAGGGAGAGGGCAACCTTCAATCATTAAAGTATGGGAACACAGAAGACAGCTTTTTGCACCACTTTTCATGCCACACAATAAACACTGAAGGGATAACTAAGTACTTCCTAACCAAAAGCCTTTCAAGAAGCACCAGTGGATTTCTGGATCTGTTCCTTTAAAATCAAGATACTCTGCCTTTGCTCGGGAGGCAGCATGGCAATCTGATCTGCAGTCAGCTGAAGAACCTGCATGATCAAAGCTGCTTTTTCCTGATCTTGTGGAGTTACCTGACTTTGCCCAGGGCTAAAACTgctaggctggcctccaccttGCTTACTCGATCCTTGTATCCCTGCTTGCATGCCTGCTCCCTGCATCCCCGCTTGCATGCCAGCTCCCTGCATCCCTGCTTGCATGCCAGCTCCCTGCATCCCTGCTTGCATGCCAGCTCCCTGCATCCCTGCTTGCATGCCTGCTCCCTGCATCCCTGCTTGCATGCCTGCCCCTTGCATGCTTGCTCCTTGCATTCCTCCTCCTTGTATACCTGCTCCCTGCATCCCTGCTCCTTGTATGCCTGCCCCCTGCATACCACCTCCAGGATTTCCCACTCCTGCAATGTTTGGAACCTGTCTAGGTCCCTGAGGGCCACCTGCCCCCATATTAATGGGGCCAGGACCCTGGATTCCACCAGTCATCGGGCCTCTGGAACTAGGGCCAGGGCCCCTCATCTCTAGTCCTCTTGCTTCCATCCCTCTGGTCTCCATTGCGCAGGTCTCCATTCTTCTCTCCATTCCTCGTGGCTCCAAGACCTCGGTTTCCATGGGTCGAGTCTCCATTCCTCGAGACTCTCTACCTCCTCTACCATCCATAGGTAGACCTCTTTGATCTATCATGGGACCTCTGGGCTCTCCAATTAGCATTCTGGGATCTGCTGCTAATGGTCCTCCTCTCATGTCATGCGAGGAAGGGCCACGGCTGTCATGACCATGGTGCATAGGGGGACCTTGGTGGGGTGGGCCCATATAACCTCTGGGTTCTACTTCTCCGGTAACTGAGAGCAAAGTCCCTCCGCGTGGGTCATTTGGAGCATCTCCCAGTAGTCCTCGAGGAGGAATGCCACCAGAAGGCATGGGTCCACGAGGCATTGGAGGTCTAGGATCTGACATCTGCATTTGTCCTCGCTCTAAGGGCACTGGCATGCCAACCTGTGGCTGCATTGCTCCTGCTGGAGTTAAGGAACCAGGTCCAGGTCCGGGAACTGCGGCTGGTATTGGTCCCGGAGCTGGAATTCCTCCTTGTATAGAAGTCTGCATCAGAGGAGGAATGTCCTTCACAGGTCTTCTTGGCAGATGTTGAGGCTGTGGGGCTGGAGGATTCTGTTGGTTCAGCATAACATTGGGTCCCGGGCAGAGCCCAGGGGCAGTGGCAGGGCCAGGGCCAGAGCCGGGGCCAGGGCCAGGACCAcctgggccagggccagggccaggctgAGATTTGCCTGGGATCAGTGGTGTGACATGTATCTTGCGATGCAAAATTTTCAGTGCAATCTCTGGATCCATGATCCTCATCACCACCTGGGCCTGCAGCAGGGCATACGCCAGTTGTGGGTTCTGAAGCAGCATGTTCCGCGCTTCCTGGTGGCTGTTTTGGACACACAACTTCATTTGCTTCATCAGCTCAAACATCTGCTCCGGGGGCAGGCTGGCGACTGCTCTCGTAATCGACTCTGGAGCATCTTCTGGATCAATCGGGTCCCCATAGGGGGAGTCGATGATGGGCGCTGCCGGGCCCAAGCTCTTTAACTCCTCCTTGTTCTTTTCACTGGCAGCATTGTCCACCCGAAGCGCTCTCCCACTAAATTCGCGCCCATTGAGGTTCCGCATGGCACTAAGCGCCGTCTCCTGGTCTTGGTACTCGCAGAAGCCATAACCCTTGGgctttcctgtctctctatcGTATACGAGACGGAAACTGACAACCGAACCAACCTCCGAGAAAATGTCCTTTAACTGCTCCTCCGTCGCCTCATACGGGATGTTCCCCACGAACACTGAGCGCAGTGAACGATCCATGGCTGGGTCTCTCACCGCCAAACTCGACATGATTCCGGTCGAGCACACAGCGGAGAGCAAATCCGTCCAAGAGCCGTCCTCTGGCGAGCCAACCACACTTCCCCTGTGTAACGGAAGCAGGTGTCAAACTCCGGGGAGAAACCTTTCCGCTATAAGTCCATAGTTCCGCTAGGCCGCAGAAACCGCTTCCTAAGACCGGACTAATTTATCTAACGCCTTCCGCCTCCGGTCGCGCGCTCTTCTGTCCGCGCCTGGTTACTGACAGCGTGTTTCCTCTCCATGATCTTATTGGTCAAATTTCTCCGGCGTCCCGCCCCCTCTTCCTGCCGTCACCGGATGCATTAGAACTGACCACATTAAAGATGGCCGACCGGGCTTCACTGTGGTAACCGTAGCGTCGGCCTTCCCAGAGGGATGGGGCGGTTTTTCTTTGCGTTCCACGAGCGGGAAACCGCCAAACGAAAGCTGATTTAAGGCTTAATGTTTAAATTTCTGATCCATGTGTTTTCACAGATGCTTCCGTTTAGTGTAGAATGtttgaaagatttaaaattttgttccAGATTATGAGGTAAAATGTTGATACCTGTACCTTAATATTAAAACACCTCCTTAaatatcaataaaagaaaattaatgccCAGGGAGACAAACTAAAGCGTCTGTCAGCTTCAGCCCCGCCCCCACGCTATGGCTTGTTGAAACTGTTATAAGATGCAGGATCCTttcaggtttttctctgtgtgctcaGGCAAAGTGCTCATTCCTCTACTTACTAATATTATGCTAAATTGGAATTAATTGAAAAGTATGGCCGAGAGTATAGATTTAATCGaattaatttaacttttattgTGGACATTTaggtagttttgatttttaagttgttctctttgtattttattttgagttacGGTCTCTATGACGTGGAGTCTGTATAGTCCTGTGCTCTCCTGAAGTTCATGATCAGGCTGGCcgtaaactcacagagatccacctgctgcctgcttctgcctctggagagtgctgagattaaaggcatgctccaccactggttttgttgtccttgttgttgttttggggggtttttagacaaggtttctctgtgtagccttggctgtcctggaacactctccatagaccagcctggcctccactcacagagatccgcctgcctctgcctcccgagtgctgggattaaaggcgtgcaccaccacttgCCCAGCAGCATATGTTTTATATTTGGTTGTGAATTTATTCAACAAATCAAGATATCAGGTTACTAAAATTAGTTTTGCTGTCTTAACACAGGGCTCCTCTTCAGACCAGGTTGGCTAGGAATTCACTATGTATGTAGTTCAAATGGTCCTCCAATTTGCAGTCCTCCTGTATgccccagatgctgggattagaggcaagCACCACAAACCTTGTTCTTACCTGactgattttcaaagaaaaagacatgaatcAAGCAAAACATCTAAGGCCTATGGGATTATCCTTCACACTTATCACTGTTAAAGTTTGGTCCATTGTAGTAATGGTTTTTATGCTAACTCTGAAATTGTTCTGAGCATCCATGTATCAATCATACTAGGAAATAAGTGCCTTAGCTAAAAACATAGGCATTTTCAACAAACAGGATTGACCAACAAAATCACCCAAATCTCTGACAGATTTGAGGGGAAAATATGGTATTTACAGCAGGGTGGTCACACAGGTCTGGAATTACCAGCACTTGGGGGCCTAAGACAGGATGATCCTCATTGTGATTTCAAGGATAGCAAGGGTTACATACTGAGTTGTAGGCCAATCTGTGATACATGTAAGCCCTCCCTCCCCAAATGGTTTTTAGTTATttctagaaattaaaatttacacAAAACTGTAGAAACTATATTCTCTGTGGGTCTATAAAtggtattaaaatattaaatgaaagatTCACAATAAACTGGGCAtgctggctcacacctttaatccctgcatttgagatacttccaggacagcctggtgtaACTAGCTCCAGGCTAGTcatgactacacagtgagacccttaaaaaaataattttaaaaaggattcaCTATAGATTAAGTAGATAAATACtagatatagttttaaaatactaTGAATAGTTTCAGGCACTTTTTACCCTTCATTCTGAGAATTGACTTGAGGACCTGAAACCTAACACTAAattataatcccagctctaggcCCAGAGTCACCTTTTTATTTGTCTTGGTCTCTCAAAGAATAGCCAAACAGTCCACAAAAATTTCTCTAGTCTCTCCCTCATCCTGTAGgctaaaaataattcattttcccTTAGATACAACCAATTTTTTAATCTGGACCTTCCTGCTGGTAGTAATTCGTTTTACCTTTTAGTAGAATTATGATTTGCATCTATAAAATAACTCAACGAAATATGTAGGTCTTTTTATCCATTGGCCATCTGCCTCATATTTCTCATTCCATAAATACCTTTCCAGGCACTGTCAATACGGCACTGTGAAAACATATTTGTTAGGACAATTTCTCTGCATGAGTTTTGTGTACTATTGCACCAAACCCACCAGTAAATAAacatctttaaataaaacaaacaccaaaaacaaagttTTTCATATCTCCCATATCAGAAACACAGAAATGTGTTTCGCTAATGCCTAAGGATAATTTTAATGCAGGCCATAGTTGAAAAGCTACTCCACTACAAGGAGAcaaccataacacacacacacacacacacacacacacacacacacacacacacacacacacacacacagtattgaCATGTATAGATgaggtgtttcattttgttttcaccaGTGTATCCTCCGCCCCTAGGGTAAAGCTGACTCTGTGGAGTTCCCATTATTTCATTTGTTAAATGGATGATTCAAAGTATCTTTAGAGTTTGAGAATTAACAAACAAATTAACTTGGAAAGAAACAAGTGACATTAAATAACACAGTCCAGGTTCTAAAGGGCTGCTGCCAGGCCTTTATTTTATTCCTATTCTTTTATTTCTAGGTTGATAAAAATTCTTCCAGGATACTACTTTTAGAATTGGATACTTGATGAAGTATCTAGAAATGGAATAAAGTAATCTAGAAAGATCTGGATTCCTAAAGAAGGCTTCCTAGTAGAAGTGGTATTGGGAGATGGTTCACAGTCTATTGTAGATAAATGGACATGAAGCAATTCAGGCAGCAGCTACAATTGGCCAAGGTGTAAAATTGAGACTTTGTATTTTTTATGACCTAGAAGCAAGCTAAAATGTCTGGTTACTGTAAGACAGGATAGGCCATAAAATTTCTGAATATTAAAATCATGAAAACAGTTGAGTCAGCATACTTCTGTTTCTCCTGCTGAAAATGAAGATAGACTAATAGCAGAGGCTCAGGAACACCAATCTCATCACATTAGCTTTCTGCCTGAGCTACCCTTTTTTCACCTACATGTGGCATCTGGCCTTCCTATTTTAACATCCTCtaatgtgtcttcatttttactACTCATCCTTCATCACTCTGTACTTTCCTCTGGCCACCTGTACCCTTCCCTTTTCATCTTATGCAGTCTGAGCTTTTCTACCCCTGGCTTCTGCCCATGCTGCCCCTCTATTCATGACACTCCTTTTTGCCCACTTCCCAGTCCACCACATTTAAGTTCTTGTTCTTCAGTGTTCATTTCAGGATCTTTCCTGCTAGAAGCACAATACAAATTTGGTGGCCATGTATTAGAGGTGTCTTCAGTAGATAATGGCAGTGTCTCGATAAATAGCTAATTGGAATTAGACACAGAGATATTAATGAGTTTGTCTAACTATCACAGGCAACAGTTTTATGCATGCcacttgaataaaaaaaaagtcaaccttGAAAATGATTATTCTACCCAAGGAATGGCCCACACATAGACAGTAAGAGGCAAAAACTACAGCCTGAAACCAGATCTCCTAAAAGTAAGCTTCCTATTGCTCAATTAGTCTAGTAGTCATGGGTTACTGAGGCCTGGACACAGCCTCCATTGGCCTTTTTCCTGATTACCTCTGAGTGTTACTAATTGCAATTTTGACATGACAGTCAGTGCTATGGCAACAGAGGGACTGTAAGTGTAAGGACTGAATCAGTTGAGAAAAATGTTTCCCTTTTTCAATTGATGGGGCCAACACAAACCCTCACAGAAAGCTTTTTTAGAAATATTCAGTCACATAGGTAATTAATTCATTTCTGAAACAAAGCCTGGATTTCTCAGGCCCCAAATTAAGCTGATCTGAGAGATGTTTCCCCAAAATTTGTAACACATTTACTATGAAATGACCGTAGAGGGAAGTGAATAGTAAATTCCTTTCGCTTATGATTCACTTTTGTtggaaaggaaaacattacataaatCTGGGGCTCTGAGCATATACCACTACACAGCTACAAGTTAAATGGAGCCAAATGTTGTGTTGTCTAACACCAGTCTGTTGATAGGTTAAGGAAGTGAGACAGGAGGaaagcaaaggcctgtaccagaATTAACTGCCAACTTATTGGCATCTTTTATATGGGGTCTAGATCTTTAGTGTATGCCATGCAAACAGTGTTCCCAGGTTCCCAGGATGAAGGGGGTTTGATTTCAGACTTTAATCTTAGACTCGAGGTGACAAGAAATCATGTGATCTTGGACAAATTAGGTCCATTTTGGCATCTTTCAAATGAGAATACTATCCCTGTGTTGGATTGTTGTGTAGAATACATAACACTTATTTTATCATTTCTCATATTGTATTATTAATCTGCAGCTTTGTATAATGGTAGTATGCACAGCAGAATTTTAAGTGGGAAGAGGTACAAGCCTTCCTTATTCTaatgctggttttttgtttgtttgagacaggggttctctgtgtaacagctctgactgtcttggaattagctctgtagaccaggctggcctcaaacttacagaggtgtatctgcctgcctctgcctctcagtggtGGCATGTGTCACCACGTCTGACAGATCATTTTAAACATATATGCAGTCAACTTTAGGAAGCATAACAGCCAATTGTTGTTCTAAGATGTACATTTGTAGCTGAACATGATTCATTTTCAGGTTCAGTGCCATAGGACACTTGGAGTTTTGCTAGTCATATTGGTGTCTATGAGGTTCTTTTAGTGAACCATAATATACTCTCTTCAAATATCTGGTTACCTGCAATTCCATTCAGTCCTTTTCATTACATGGGTGtggggagacaccctagccccacccaatagtcctgggacaggtacctggtggacccgggactcgcccataagggcgtggtgaaggaaagccaagaTGACAAGATGacgtaagggaagcttcttaaagactgcacgtggagaccctagccccttctttctggccgtgcttgctgggttcctgtgacctcgctctggcctgcgttttgccctggtgctttcttgaataaagagatttTACCATCATggattacagttcatctttgagcgcacgctGCAACCCTTGATCTTCACATGGGCTTGTGTGAACTTTGGCAATGGATTGAGTGCACAGACTCCTGTTTGAAGGGCAGGGCCATGTTCCAACTGTTCTTAAGAAAGCTG
The DNA window shown above is from Cricetulus griseus strain 17A/GY chromosome 3, alternate assembly CriGri-PICRH-1.0, whole genome shotgun sequence and carries:
- the Cstf2t gene encoding cleavage stimulation factor subunit 2 tau variant gives rise to the protein MSSLAVRDPAMDRSLRSVFVGNIPYEATEEQLKDIFSEVGSVVSFRLVYDRETGKPKGYGFCEYQDQETALSAMRNLNGREFSGRALRVDNAASEKNKEELKSLGPAAPIIDSPYGDPIDPEDAPESITRAVASLPPEQMFELMKQMKLCVQNSHQEARNMLLQNPQLAYALLQAQVVMRIMDPEIALKILHRKIHVTPLIPGKSQPGPGPGPGGPGPGPGSGPGPATAPGLCPGPNVMLNQQNPPAPQPQHLPRRPVKDIPPLMQTSIQGGIPAPGPIPAAVPGPGPGSLTPAGAMQPQVGMPVPLERGQMQMSDPRPPMPRGPMPSGGIPPRGLLGDAPNDPRGGTLLSVTGEVEPRGYMGPPHQGPPMHHGHDSRGPSSHDMRGGPLAADPRMLIGEPRGPMIDQRGLPMDGRGGRESRGMETRPMETEVLEPRGMERRMETCAMETRGMEARGLEMRGPGPSSRGPMTGGIQGPGPINMGAGGPQGPRQVPNIAGVGNPGGGMQGAGIQGAGMQGAGIQGGGMQGASMQGAGMQAGMQGAGMQAGMQGAGMQAGMQGAGMQAGMQGAGMQAGMQGAGMQAGIQGSSKQGGGQPSSFSPGQSQVTPQDQEKAALIMQVLQLTADQIAMLPPEQRQSILILKEQIQKSTGAS